The DNA sequence CTACCAATTAGGCCCCTTAAAAACCAACCGGGCCCCACTGTTGACACCCCTTTACAAGGAGCGAACTACCCCAGGGCtttccacccaaaaaagaaaaaaaaaaaaaaaaaaaaaaactaccccAGGGCTCACCGAGTCCGGGTCAATGCAAAAATTTGGTTAGGGCTATTTTGGTCATTCACGAGGCACACAATCTTAGCCGTTGGAATTTGGATCCCacaatttaaaagaaattattattataaggAAGATAAATGTGAATTATCGTTAAGACTAGAGCTCAGTTTCACCCTCAGTCTCAGCCTCTCAGGTCTCACCTGCTCACACGCAgctccaagagagagagagagagagagagagagagagagatggtgagGCTTGGCGGGAAAAGAGTGCGTCAGGTGGTGGAGTTTGGCGGGAGCGGAGTGGGTCAGATCCTGGCAGCCATAGCTGCGGCTCTTCTTCTTCGATTGTTCTCCGGCCCTGGTCCTTCTCTGTTGCCTGGAATTGAGGACGTCGAAGACGAAGACGATTACACGGGAAAGGACGATGATGGGGAACCTCATACCAACGGGGAAGACGATCCTATCTCCGGAAAAGTTATTCCGGTGACAATTCAATGGAGCAACATCACATGCTCCCTCTATGACAAATCCCGCAAAAATGTAAGCTATTTATTCAATCTTCTTTATCTGTTACCCCGGTCGGGGTTGTGGTGCTGTGTGGAGTTGAATTTCCATGCAGCCTGTCTTCCAGCTAGGTAATTTGGCGGAAACTGCAATTTCTTGGTTTCCAAGACAGCCAGGACTTGCTTTAACTTGGTCCAGTTTCATGGAGATGTTTATTGGGAATTGAGATTCTTAGAAACTAATTGCAGGTGGGGCTTGGTATTTTTCGATCATCCGGCAACCAGGACGAATATTTGAGATTCTATCCACTGTTCTTGCAGCTTTGGTAATCCCATTTTAATGAATCCGTGATGGCATATTATCTTTTAGGTACGATTTCTGTTAAAAAATGTGACTGGAGAGGCAAAACCAGGGAGGCTACTCGCGATCATGGGCCCTTCAGGATCAGGGAAGACAACACTGCTCAATGTTCTTGCTGGTCAGCTCACTGCTTCTCCCCGCCTGCAGCTGTCGGGTCTTCTGCAAGTCAATGGACAACATATATCAAAGAAAGCTTACAAGTACGTTTGACGCCTTCAAGCACAGCTATCTTTTGGGCCTTAGGTTGTTGGTTTATTGATTCTTTCCCTTGTCAGTTTCTGCTCGTTACATTTCTTCTTTCTGCAGGTTTGCTTATGTGAAACAGGAAGATCTTTTCTTCTCGCAGCTAACAGTCCGTGAAACACTATCCCTTGCGGCTGAACTTCAACTTCCCCACTTGGCTTCtgcagaagaaagagaagagtaTGTGAACAACCTCCTATTCCGTTTGGGCCTGGTAAGATTGCCAAGGCTTCCGGTTggagaaaaattaaatataagaaATAGAACTTGTTTTATATTGAGCTGAGTTTTATCACATTTGGTGGCCCTTGTTTCTGCATCTATCATTTACTGGCTTTTTGTGCTGAATCTTTTACTGTTCTTGCCTTAGAAATGTTAAATTCGTATGTTACTTAATGTCATTTTCAGtttgattgaattttttatGCTTCCACGACTGGAGCAGAGGAATATTTCCTGTCCCCACATACAATGTTGAAATTGAAGCTCACAAGCTCTTTTTGTCTTTTGCTCTGCTTCCCCTTGCTTTTTATCCTCTTCCCTCAAAAGGTTAATTGTGCTGATTCCAATGTGGGTGATGCAAAAGTCCGTGGAATCAGTGGTGGTGAAAAGAAACGCCTATCAGTTGCATGTGAACTGATTGCAAGCCCATCTGTTATATTTGCTGATGAACCCACGACTGGTATGCctgtcctctttttctttttgaactAGTTGTCATTACCCTATGAGTTAATGGGATACTCTTACTTATCCATAATGATGCTTGGGATTTCGCCACGAGTGCTGTTGGTAGCAAGTGAGTGGATACAGTAAATAGAAAACTAATGGGTTTTCTAGgggaaataaaggaaaaggaaggcAAATAACCAAACAAATGGATGTAACATGCCTATCATTTTGGCTCCCTCTGGATGAAAGTATagtgaaatgaaataaaaaacaaaaacaagacgGAAACTATTTTAATCATTAccaataataattttataacTAAAAAGGCTGGCTAAATATAGTTCGTAATTGTTCTTCACTTTTCAACCAGATTATTAGATTTGAATACCTAAGTATGGAAATATTGAAGGTTTCTTTTCAAGAAATATAGAAAAGTTTAATTCCATATTTAGTGAATTTCTTAGTTAGTCATGCGATCATGattaaaattttccattttcttttattttaatttggcTTCCATTCATTTTACTCATAACCATCTTTGACGGATAATGAAAAAAGGGAAATAGGTTGGAATTCTCTTTGTTAGGACAAGGTTTTTGTTTTGCTTATGGTCTTGATTTTGATGAGGCCTTCACCTAAATTAGTCCTATTGctctttgttttgttgtttctattttccatGAGCACCAACCTGTTGGAGATTGCCATTCTATATGGTGACTTCAATTAGTAATCATTCCTGCAGAATCCTCCTGACCTGTTCAATCTCATGCTTGTGATCTGTAGGAAGCTCTGGCGCTTAACGTCTATTTTCTGCCATTCTATTTCCCCTTTTGATTTATCATGATAGCTATTCTTTTCTCTCAACTGCAAACAAAGGGCCTAGAACTTTTCTTGACTATATTCCAACCTAGGGTGAGAATGGATAGAATTAGTTTTGCTGCTAAGGATTGATGTTATGATGGAGTTCTGGTGTATGCAGGTCTCGACGCCTTCCAGGCAGAGAGGGTCATGGAGACATTCCGGCAGCTTGCAGAGGATGGACACACAGTAGTTTGTTCCATACACCAACCTCGAGGTTCAGTGTACACAAAATTTGACGACATTGTGTTGCTAACTGAAGGTGCTCTGGTTTATGCTGGTCCTGCTCATGGAGAACCACTCGCATACTTCTCAACATTTGGGTTGCTACCTAAACCTATCTTCTCTTGTATTCATTATGTTAAAGCTATCTGCCATCTGAAAGTCTTCTCTTGGTTAGTGAATGCCAAAGTCATGTAGTGTTAATTCATGAATCTGGAAATTTAAGGTCTTTGAAACTATTCACCACAGCTTAGTTCTTTACACCATGAACTATTTTTTGGATGGAttataaattatattaaaagaTCTCAAGAGAATACATATAATCTTCCTAAAGGGGAGgcagaaggaaagggaaaaataaaataaaataaaaaatgaagagcAACCACCCTTCAGAGGTTTTTCTATCCGCCGAGTACAACTGGATAGGAAGATCCCAAGAGAGAACAACGTGCCTATACCGGGGGGTATCCAAGATTGAACCAACATGAAAGTTTGCCCCGGACGTCAAAGGAGATAGCATCCCAGATCTGCTGATGAGGTCTAGATTTCCTGGTCCAATTTCTcaaattcctttccatccaaacaTGATAGATAGTtgcacaaaaatcaaaattgccTACTGAGTCACAACAGAACTTCCCAATGAATCTCCTGCTAACCCATCTCCGTTCCCCTTCAAATTCGATGGGCCTTCTCCTAGCTGGTCAGCATCTGTGAAGCATCCCTCCCCAAATATGAGAGGAAAGAGGGGACATTGTCAGTCGGCACCCTTGCCTTATGCATTGAACTACCAAAAATTCCAGTCAAGCTCCCATTGACAAGGATAGAGATGTTCGCTGAGGAGACACATTGATACACCCAATTGATGGAGATAGAGGGGAAGTTCATCTTTGTCATGGCCTCATTGATAAATCCCCCTTAAGGAGTCGTAGGCTTTGTAAATATCCAACTTCATTATGGCAacacccggggggggggggggggggggggatgagaCTTACGATTAAAACCTCTTACAAGCTCATTGCAAAGAAGGATGTTTTTAGTGATACTTGATACTTCTTCCCAAAATGAGCGCGGATTGGTTATCACTAACAAGATCATCCACCATTGATTAGGAGCTTTCCAACAAATTTATGAATCACCCTCCTTTGGTCACCATTTTGAAGGAAATCATATATGAAATTCTGCTTTTGGCATACTTATCATTTTTCATTACATGACTAAGGCATGGGATATCTTAATGtttttcaattcaatttcatGTTACTTGCATATTGTTTACAATGTCTATTTATTGACATGCATGGATTTTCTCTCGATGCTTATTTTTTAGTTCACTATGGCTGAAATATTCTGTAAAGCTATCATTAGTGTCCTTGATTCCATCTTGCTGCTAATTTCTGGAAGAACTAGCTAATTGATGGTTTTTAAACAGATATCAATGCCCAGACCGTGTTAATCCTGCTGAGTTTCTGGCTGATCTCATATCCATTGATTACACTTCTTCTGATACTATTTACTTTTCCCAAAAGAAGATTGATGGTCTTGTTGAGGCATTCTCGCAGAAGACGTCAACTATTCTTTATGCAACTCCCCTTATCAGAAGTGAAGTCTTTAGGAGCACCACAAGGCTTGGAAGGAAATCTGTTGTCAAGAGAAAAGTTGGTTGGTGGAGGCAGTTCTGGTTGCTTCTGAAACGGGCATGGATGCAggttattttctttcctttgatccaatcaaaattTTTAGTTTGTAATTTATATTTGTTACTTATTTGCCTTTACTCTTAGCAATCAGTCAAATTTTGTGGCCATACCCAGGAAGTTTAGTCAAGGCTCAGCTGGGTTGAGTATTAAATGAAATGACCCCAATTTTCCACATCCTTCTTTCATACTGTTGTAGCTACTTTTGTAAGGTCTTTTGACAGCtttattcatgtttctttctTGCTGCTGTGTTTATTTCCTTTGACCCGATCAAAATTTTTAGTTTGTAATTATAAAGCCCTTTTATTCGTCATATATAAGGTACATCTATAAGTTGAAGGTATCAACCATGGAAATCAAAGCTTCTGATTTTTCttcagaaaaaagggggggggggggggggatgaaatGATGTAATCATCTCATTGTTACTTGATCACTAATTTTGCTTCTGTACCTAAAACAGAGATTCCATGCTTATGCTTGGGGTTTAAGACAGTCGTTTCTTATCATGTCATATTGCTAATTCAGAATTTTTCGGACCCAGTTTGGTCGTGTAGTTGATACTCAGACTTTTAACATTTTAATACTCATCCCCATCTCCATTCATCGCAATTAACTCGGGTCAGTGCTTATTTTCTATGATATTTTGCTTAGGCTTCTCGGGATGGTCCTACAAACAAAGTTCGAGCAAGAATGTCTGTTGCATCAGCTATAATATTTGGGTCCGTTTTTTGGCAAATGGGAAGATCTCAAACTTCTATACAAGACAGAATGGGATTACTCCAGGTATGCAACTAATGCTTTGTGCAGGCGGAAATTTTTAGTTGATGGTTGATATGTTACATAGATGTAGCATATGATGTTATTTAGTTTAGATTGATTTTTGGCACCTCTGATTCATGTCATAATTGGAGACAGTATGATTGCAAATCCTTTCCTTGAATAATTTAGGCAAAAATTTATCTAGGTGGCACACCTAGAAAGGGACATGTAGATGGATAGTTTATTTCTGCCATGTGTAGGAGCTCCCTCTGGATTTGTTGACATGTTGTTTTTGCATCCCATCACAACTGTATGACCTGCCATCTAGTATTGATTTTTCCCCTAGTTATTTCAGCTGTCAAACCATTGAAGGGCTGATGTGGCAATTACAAGATTTGGATAGATAGGTGACCATGTGAATTGGTCATCTAAACCAAACTCAGTCATATGGTccatcatttattaaaccttttctgatgcagattaatcaccaaaagaGGCTTGTTtgattaggaataagcctagggttgggttccatacatgttgggcctttgatcccatgtgttttaattgtattgggccacttttatgggtccaaaaggggggctctaagattgagtacgtgATTGCTAGTTAGTTTCTCTTTTAAGTTGGCTTGATGgggtttatttagtttctaatttcagcatTATTTAGTTTCCAAATTCAGTACttagttagcttctaatttcagtacttgtaattcctagtttctattttcagttttagtaactagaagagtttctattttctttagtttcctatttcagtttttggaaactagagttagtttctattttcttgtaaccccatcattattataaataaaggagagggctcccattaagccccatgatttatgaatgaaaaaaagaagcttgttgctatgtctctgctgggactgctgtgtgtttgatcacagtggaaaggagtggtgtttgatccattcgactccttgCGGTGGGNNNNNNNNNNNNNNNNNNNNNNNNNNNNNNNNNNNNNNNNNNNNNNNNNNNNNNNNNNNNNNNNNNNNNNNNNNNNNNNNNNNNNNNNNNNNNNNNNNNNttgtagtagcactaaaaccaaagacttagtaatgttgtttaggtgtatgtgatttaaaatgacttgcatggcatgtagtgcatatgatgtgttgtgatgtgtggactgttgtgtgtggtccacctctctacttactgagctagtgagctcattccacgtgtacacccctttttagatgattttgcaggtcatgcatctgaggagcatggggtgggtcccacagtcgagtttcctgaggaggactggtggacccctgatgagtttgagcacggcgtagccggcgcgtgtgagagctgtgctgcgggccagcggttctgaggccgagctgagctccagccttgataccgagccgagctgtgtactctgatgattttgatgatttcctgtatatatttgatattcgaactttattctttttgtgtatatatcatgccttcgggcccaaatgtatataatgattgtatcaccatttgggtatcaagtatatgggaattatttacaggtaaaacttagtcttccgctgatatgatgaattgatgttagtgtgtgtatgctgtggtggaatacagtatctgatgatcctggcaggtttgggttaaccggtgttaactcggtcaccgctccggttcagggtgaacggggtgtgacaattccACTAACCCAAGTTCGCTAGTTCCATAAACCCCGATTTAACCACGAGACTGAGTGAAATCTAACTCATAATCTAGGAGGGTGGCACGTATAAATTTACAAGATCAATCCAGCAGGCAACAGTTTAGAGAATCACATACAGCCTTACAACTACTAAAATCCAgcatgccccccccccccaataatCCCCCTTGGTAAGATTATGAATTTGAACACAAagcatatacatatacatatatatatatatatatcatgttgAAGCGTGGATTTTGTCTCctaagcacacacacacacacaggagGATAAAAAAGACAGATTTGGATACTGGTAGCTTTTATTCGCTCTCTCTCGGGTAAATGAAACAGTATTAGAATGTTAGAAATATGTGTAAAGTCCAAATATTAGCAAGCCACATCTTAACATTATAATGTGAAATAATTTACATTCAATAGCATGAGATGGATAGAATATAGAATgacagaagaagagggaaattttATTCCAAAATCATGACTACTCATCATGCCTCGGAGTCTCCAGCCAGATGTTTAGTGTACACAGAATTATCAGAAGAATTGTCACTCCTTCCAAAAGATGACTATGGTATTAAAGGCTCCAGCTGGACAGTAAAAATGTATGGTTTACATTTACCAATAGCTTATTCGGCTGCGTCCATACTTCTGGTGGAATTGCTTCTTT is a window from the Macadamia integrifolia cultivar HAES 741 chromosome 5, SCU_Mint_v3, whole genome shotgun sequence genome containing:
- the LOC122079423 gene encoding ABC transporter G family member 7 isoform X2; this encodes MGPSGSGKTTLLNVLAGQLTASPRLQLSGLLQVNGQHISKKAYKFAYVKQEDLFFSQLTVRETLSLAAELQLPHLASAEEREEYVNNLLFRLGLVNCADSNVGDAKVRGISGGEKKRLSVACELIASPSVIFADEPTTGLDAFQAERVMETFRQLAEDGHTVVCSIHQPRGSVYTKFDDIVLLTEGALVYAGPAHGEPLAYFSTFGYQCPDRVNPAEFLADLISIDYTSSDTIYFSQKKIDGLVEAFSQKTSTILYATPLIRSEVFRSTTRLGRKSVVKRKVGWWRQFWLLLKRAWMQASRDGPTNKVRARMSVASAIIFGSVFWQMGRSQTSIQDRMGLLQVCN
- the LOC122079423 gene encoding ABC transporter G family member 7 isoform X1, giving the protein MVRLGGKRVRQVVEFGGSGVGQILAAIAAALLLRLFSGPGPSLLPGIEDVEDEDDYTGKDDDGEPHTNGEDDPISGKVIPVTIQWSNITCSLYDKSRKNVRFLLKNVTGEAKPGRLLAIMGPSGSGKTTLLNVLAGQLTASPRLQLSGLLQVNGQHISKKAYKFAYVKQEDLFFSQLTVRETLSLAAELQLPHLASAEEREEYVNNLLFRLGLVNCADSNVGDAKVRGISGGEKKRLSVACELIASPSVIFADEPTTGLDAFQAERVMETFRQLAEDGHTVVCSIHQPRGSVYTKFDDIVLLTEGALVYAGPAHGEPLAYFSTFGYQCPDRVNPAEFLADLISIDYTSSDTIYFSQKKIDGLVEAFSQKTSTILYATPLIRSEVFRSTTRLGRKSVVKRKVGWWRQFWLLLKRAWMQASRDGPTNKVRARMSVASAIIFGSVFWQMGRSQTSIQDRMGLLQVCN